From a region of the Odoribacter splanchnicus DSM 20712 genome:
- a CDS encoding aldose epimerase family protein translates to MSSCSPKAKEETTLSGLNPKKFQAEIDGKQAGLYTLKNSAGMEVCITNFGGRIVSVLVPDKHGNRKDVVLGFDSLADYRNIPSDFGASIGRYANRIAQGRIEIDGETIQLPQNNYGHCLHGGPEGWQYQMYEANQIDGTTLELTRFSPDGDQNFPGNVRAKVRFHLTDDNAIDIQYEAVTDKKTVINMTNHSYFNLSGNPAVAATDHLLYVNADGYTPVDSTFMTTGEIVPVAGTPMDFIQPKEIGREIDRYDFVQLKNGNGYDHNFVLNTKGDLSTVAARLSSPESGIVLEVYTDEPGIQVYTGNFLDGTVKGKKGVVYNQRASVCLETQHFPDSPNKPRWPSVYLEPGQTYSSRCIYKFSVEK, encoded by the coding sequence ATGAGTTCTTGTTCCCCAAAAGCAAAGGAAGAGACAACTCTTTCCGGACTGAATCCGAAGAAGTTTCAGGCAGAGATCGATGGGAAACAGGCCGGTCTCTATACTTTGAAGAATTCGGCCGGAATGGAAGTTTGTATCACTAATTTCGGTGGCCGTATCGTGTCTGTTTTGGTTCCGGATAAACATGGAAATAGGAAAGATGTGGTATTGGGTTTCGATAGTTTGGCAGATTATCGGAATATACCCAGCGATTTTGGAGCCTCTATCGGTCGGTATGCTAACCGGATTGCACAGGGGAGAATCGAAATCGATGGCGAAACTATTCAATTGCCGCAGAATAACTATGGACATTGTTTACACGGGGGGCCGGAAGGTTGGCAATATCAGATGTATGAAGCTAATCAGATCGATGGTACGACTCTCGAACTGACCCGTTTTTCTCCGGATGGCGATCAGAATTTCCCTGGGAATGTACGGGCGAAAGTGCGCTTTCATCTTACAGATGATAATGCTATCGATATTCAGTACGAGGCTGTGACAGATAAGAAAACGGTGATCAATATGACGAATCACTCTTATTTCAATTTGTCGGGTAATCCGGCTGTTGCCGCTACGGATCATTTGTTGTATGTGAATGCGGATGGGTATACTCCGGTCGACAGTACCTTTATGACAACGGGTGAGATCGTTCCGGTGGCCGGAACGCCTATGGACTTCATTCAACCGAAAGAAATCGGACGGGAGATAGACCGTTATGATTTTGTTCAGTTGAAAAATGGAAACGGTTACGACCATAATTTTGTATTGAACACTAAAGGAGATCTTTCTACTGTCGCTGCCCGTTTGTCTTCGCCTGAGTCCGGTATAGTACTCGAGGTATATACGGATGAGCCCGGTATTCAGGTGTATACCGGTAACTTCCTCGATGGAACTGTGAAAGGGAAAAAAGGGGTCGTTTATAACCAACGGGCTTCTGTTTGCCTGGAAACACAACATTTTCCCGATTCTCCGAACAAACCCCGATGGCCGTCTGTTTACCTGGAACCGGGGCAGACTTATTCCAGTCGTTGTATCTATAAATTTTCTGTAGAGAAATAA
- a CDS encoding sodium:solute symporter encodes MGTLDYIVIALFAIAMIGIVVWVFKQKQKSSGDFFLAGRDATWLAIGASIFASNIGSEHLIGLAGAGASSGMAMAHWEIQGWMILILGWVFVPFYSRSMVLTMPEFLERRYNKESRTILSVISLVSYVLTKVAVTVYAGGLVFKEVFGIQELWGIDFFWIAAIGLVLLTALYTVIGGMKSVLYTSVLQTPILLIGSLVILVLSLKAVGGWDQVLEACRVTPVNEYGDSMINLIRSNRDANFPWLGVFIGSSVIGFWYWCTDQFIVQRVLSGKDETQARRGAIFGAYLKLTPVFLFLIPGMVAFAMQKHGITVNGETFTMSSADAAFPTLVAKLLPAGFKGLVVCGILAALMSSLASLFNSSAMLFTIDFYKKYRPKASEKTLLYVGRVATVVVVVLGILWIPVMKSVGSVLYNYLQDVQSVLAPGIAAAFLLGICSKKATPKGGMWGLIAGFIIGITRLGAKVYYTSGATFSDSWFKYLFYDTNWLFFCGGMLLFCMLVIVVVSRFTTPAPAEQIVGLTFGSTTDEQKAVTRASWNKWDVIHSAIIILITVVFYWYFW; translated from the coding sequence GTGGGAACATTAGATTATATCGTAATTGCCCTTTTTGCGATTGCCATGATTGGAATCGTTGTCTGGGTTTTCAAACAAAAACAGAAAAGTTCCGGCGACTTTTTTCTGGCCGGACGTGATGCAACCTGGTTGGCTATCGGGGCCTCGATTTTTGCCTCGAATATCGGTTCTGAGCACTTGATCGGTTTAGCCGGTGCCGGTGCTTCGAGTGGAATGGCTATGGCACATTGGGAAATTCAGGGCTGGATGATCCTGATTCTCGGTTGGGTGTTCGTGCCTTTTTATTCCAGAAGTATGGTGCTTACGATGCCCGAATTCCTTGAAAGACGTTATAATAAAGAATCCCGGACGATTTTATCGGTAATCTCTTTGGTCAGTTATGTCTTGACTAAAGTAGCCGTGACGGTATATGCCGGAGGTTTGGTTTTCAAAGAAGTGTTCGGTATTCAGGAACTATGGGGAATCGATTTCTTCTGGATCGCTGCGATCGGATTGGTGCTGTTGACTGCTTTGTATACGGTGATCGGTGGTATGAAATCGGTGCTTTATACTTCTGTGCTTCAAACTCCGATTTTGCTGATCGGTTCTTTGGTGATTCTGGTGTTGAGTTTGAAAGCTGTCGGTGGCTGGGATCAGGTGTTGGAAGCTTGTCGGGTGACTCCGGTAAATGAATATGGTGATTCGATGATCAATCTGATCCGGAGTAACCGGGATGCCAATTTCCCTTGGCTAGGGGTGTTCATCGGGTCTTCTGTTATCGGTTTCTGGTATTGGTGTACCGACCAGTTTATCGTACAGCGTGTATTGTCGGGTAAAGATGAAACTCAGGCTCGGCGGGGGGCTATATTCGGTGCTTATCTGAAACTGACGCCTGTCTTCTTATTCCTGATTCCGGGAATGGTTGCTTTTGCTATGCAAAAACACGGTATTACCGTGAATGGGGAAACATTTACGATGAGTTCCGCCGATGCTGCATTCCCGACTTTGGTAGCTAAATTATTGCCTGCCGGTTTTAAGGGGTTGGTCGTATGCGGTATTTTGGCAGCCTTGATGAGTTCGCTGGCTTCTTTATTCAACTCTTCCGCTATGTTATTTACAATCGATTTCTATAAAAAATACAGACCGAAGGCTTCCGAAAAGACTTTGCTTTATGTCGGACGTGTCGCTACGGTAGTGGTAGTCGTGTTAGGTATTCTTTGGATTCCGGTAATGAAAAGTGTAGGATCGGTGTTGTATAACTATTTGCAGGATGTACAATCTGTACTGGCACCGGGTATTGCAGCGGCTTTCTTATTGGGTATTTGCTCGAAAAAAGCAACTCCGAAAGGCGGTATGTGGGGCTTGATCGCCGGATTTATTATCGGTATCACCCGTTTGGGGGCTAAAGTGTATTATACCTCGGGAGCGACTTTCAGCGATTCCTGGTTTAAATATCTGTTTTACGATACGAACTGGTTGTTCTTCTGTGGAGGTATGTTATTGTTCTGTATGCTGGTGATTGTGGTTGTTAGCCGTTTCACAACACCGGCACCTGCAGAACAGATCGTCGGCCTGACATTCGGTTCGACGACAGACGAACAAAAAGCGGTTACCCGTGCTAGCTGGAACAAATGGGATGTCATCCATTCCGCTATCATTATCCTGATTACCGTTGTGTTCTATTGGTATTTCTGGTAA
- a CDS encoding L-ribulose-5-phosphate 4-epimerase, with translation MLEALKKEVCEANLELVKHGLVIFTWGNVSAIDRTSGLVVIKPSGVAYEQMKPEDMVVVDLDGHIVEGSLKPSSDTPTHLVLYKAFPAIGGVVHTHSTYATSWAQAGIDLPNIGTTHADYFSGPIPCTRDMSQAEVEGAYEEETGNVIVERFRKLNPEYIPGVLVKNHGPFSWGKDAHEAVHHAVVMEQVAKMAFVALTVNPRLSMNPYLIQKHFFRKHGPNAYYGQ, from the coding sequence ATGTTAGAAGCATTGAAAAAAGAGGTTTGTGAGGCGAATCTGGAATTGGTGAAGCATGGCCTGGTTATTTTTACCTGGGGGAATGTCAGTGCTATCGACCGGACATCGGGCCTGGTGGTGATCAAACCTTCCGGTGTAGCTTATGAACAGATGAAACCGGAAGATATGGTAGTAGTGGATTTAGACGGGCATATCGTAGAGGGGAGTTTGAAACCTTCTTCGGATACTCCGACCCATCTGGTGTTGTACAAGGCTTTCCCGGCGATCGGAGGAGTGGTGCATACCCATTCTACGTATGCTACGTCATGGGCTCAGGCCGGTATCGATCTACCGAATATCGGCACCACACATGCGGATTATTTCAGTGGGCCGATTCCTTGTACCCGGGATATGTCTCAGGCGGAAGTCGAAGGAGCCTACGAGGAGGAAACCGGGAATGTGATTGTGGAACGTTTCCGGAAGTTGAACCCGGAATATATCCCCGGAGTACTGGTCAAAAACCATGGTCCTTTTTCCTGGGGAAAAGATGCTCACGAAGCGGTACACCATGCTGTGGTGATGGAACAAGTGGCTAAGATGGCTTTTGTGGCGCTTACGGTTAACCCCCGTTTATCTATGAATCCTTATCTGATTCAGAAGCATTTCTTCCGTAAACACGGTCCGAATGCTTATTACGGACAATAA
- the araA gene encoding L-arabinose isomerase, whose product MVFENFEVWFVTGAQLLYGGDAVVAVDAHSNEMVKGLNESGNLPVKVVYKGTVNSAKEITEAFKAANHDAKCIGVITWMHTFSPAKMWIHGLQELKKPLLHFHTQFNKEIPWDTIDMDFMNLNQSAHGDREFGHIVTRMRKPRKVVVGHWQDEAAQKKIAVWMRVAAAWADAQDMLILRFGDQMNNVAVTDGDKVTAEQVLGYHVDYYPVNDLMVYYQAVEDKEVQALVATYFKEYEHDAALEQTGTEAYTKVWNSAKAEIALRRLLKDTGAKGFTTNFNDLGLFDQIPGLASQRLMAEGYGFGAEGDWKTAALYRTTWFMSQGLPKGCSFLEDYTLHFDGEKSAILQAHMLEVCPLIAEQKPRLEVHRLSIGIDSETARLVFTSKQGEGVAATVVDLGNRFRLIVNVVDCIKSKKLPKLPVASALWIPQPNLEVGAGAWILAGGTHHTSFSYDLTTEYWEDYAEIAGIEMVVIDKNTTIPEFKKELRMNEVYYMLNKALC is encoded by the coding sequence ATGGTTTTCGAAAATTTTGAAGTATGGTTTGTGACAGGAGCTCAGCTGCTGTACGGAGGAGATGCTGTTGTGGCTGTAGATGCTCACTCCAATGAGATGGTAAAAGGATTGAATGAATCCGGAAATTTGCCGGTGAAAGTAGTATATAAAGGTACGGTGAATTCGGCGAAAGAAATCACGGAAGCATTCAAGGCTGCTAATCATGATGCGAAATGTATCGGGGTAATTACCTGGATGCATACTTTTTCTCCGGCTAAGATGTGGATTCATGGATTGCAGGAACTGAAGAAACCGTTGTTGCATTTCCATACTCAGTTTAATAAAGAAATCCCCTGGGATACCATAGATATGGATTTTATGAACCTGAATCAGAGTGCTCACGGTGACCGGGAGTTCGGTCACATCGTGACCCGTATGCGTAAACCCCGTAAGGTGGTGGTGGGGCACTGGCAGGATGAGGCCGCTCAGAAAAAAATTGCAGTTTGGATGCGTGTCGCTGCTGCCTGGGCCGATGCTCAGGATATGCTGATCCTTCGTTTCGGTGACCAGATGAATAATGTGGCTGTGACCGACGGGGATAAAGTGACTGCAGAACAGGTATTGGGGTATCATGTCGACTATTACCCGGTGAATGATCTGATGGTTTATTATCAGGCTGTCGAGGATAAGGAGGTACAGGCTTTAGTGGCTACTTATTTTAAAGAATACGAGCATGATGCTGCTCTGGAACAGACCGGTACGGAAGCTTATACCAAAGTCTGGAACTCTGCAAAAGCCGAGATCGCCTTGCGCCGTTTGTTGAAAGATACCGGAGCAAAAGGATTTACAACCAATTTCAACGATCTGGGATTGTTCGATCAGATTCCGGGTTTGGCATCACAGCGTCTGATGGCTGAAGGATATGGTTTCGGGGCGGAAGGTGACTGGAAAACGGCGGCTCTTTACCGGACTACCTGGTTTATGAGTCAGGGATTACCTAAAGGATGTTCTTTCCTCGAAGATTATACCTTGCATTTCGATGGGGAAAAGAGTGCCATCTTACAGGCTCATATGCTGGAAGTATGCCCGTTGATTGCAGAGCAGAAACCACGGCTGGAAGTACACCGGCTGAGTATCGGTATCGACAGCGAAACCGCCCGTTTGGTTTTCACCAGCAAACAAGGAGAAGGAGTTGCTGCTACTGTCGTGGATTTGGGTAACCGTTTCCGTCTCATTGTCAATGTGGTGGATTGTATCAAGAGTAAAAAATTACCTAAACTTCCCGTTGCTTCGGCTTTGTGGATACCGCAACCGAATCTGGAAGTCGGTGCAGGTGCCTGGATTTTGGCAGGAGGTACGCATCATACCAGTTTTTCGTATGACCTGACTACCGAATATTGGGAAGATTATGCCGAGATAGCAGGGATAGAAATGGTTGTGATCGACAAAAACACCACCATTCCGGAATTCAAGAAAGAACTCCGTATGAACGAAGTTTATTATATGCTGAATAAAGCACTCTGTTAA
- a CDS encoding ribulokinase yields MEKYVIGLDYGSDSARAIVVNALTGETLATAVKYYPRWKEGKYCNPAINQYRQHPQDYIDVLEASVKEALAACPAGTAEKVVGIAFDTTGSTPAFTDATGTPLALLPEFAENPNAMFVLWKDHTAIREAAEINRLCGEWNIDYSAYEGGIYSSEWFWAKALHVLREDEHVRAKAYSIVEYCEWLPALITGVTKSDDIVRSRCACGHKAMWHEQWGGLPSEEFLTTLDPLLAGFRSRLFEKTETADKPVGKLSPEWAERLGLTTEVVVAGGAFDCHMGAVGAGVTPHTFVRVIGTSTCDVMVATYEEIGHKLIKGICGQVDGSVIPGMVGLEAGQSGFGDIYAWFKRVLEFPLKEIVGKSDLLDEEMKERLVAEACNRIIPALTAEAEKIPAEESTVIATDWMNGRRTPDANQLLKGTITGLTLGSTAPRIFRALVEATAFGSKAIVDRFRNEGVQIDSVIGIGGIALKSPFVMQTLSDVLNMPIKVCKTDQACALGAAMFAATAAGVYNRVEDAQKAMSSGFAMEYTPNAANAKLYEEIYRKYLKVGEFTEKALFC; encoded by the coding sequence ATGGAAAAATACGTTATAGGTTTAGATTATGGTAGTGATTCGGCCCGGGCGATCGTTGTGAATGCGCTGACAGGGGAGACACTGGCTACTGCTGTGAAATATTATCCCCGCTGGAAAGAGGGGAAATACTGTAATCCGGCGATCAATCAATATCGTCAGCATCCGCAGGATTATATCGATGTGTTGGAAGCTTCGGTGAAAGAGGCTTTGGCGGCTTGTCCTGCCGGTACGGCTGAAAAAGTGGTGGGGATCGCTTTCGATACAACCGGGAGTACCCCTGCTTTTACCGATGCCACGGGGACTCCTCTGGCGCTCTTGCCGGAATTCGCTGAGAATCCGAACGCGATGTTTGTACTTTGGAAAGATCACACGGCAATCCGGGAAGCTGCCGAGATCAATAGACTTTGCGGAGAATGGAATATCGATTATTCGGCTTATGAAGGAGGAATCTATTCGTCGGAATGGTTTTGGGCAAAAGCTTTACATGTACTTCGTGAAGATGAGCATGTCAGGGCGAAAGCATATTCGATCGTAGAATATTGTGAATGGTTGCCGGCTTTGATCACCGGAGTGACCAAGAGTGACGATATCGTCCGCAGCCGTTGTGCCTGTGGCCATAAAGCGATGTGGCACGAACAATGGGGAGGATTACCCAGTGAGGAGTTTCTGACCACTTTAGATCCTTTGTTGGCCGGTTTTCGTTCACGCTTGTTTGAAAAGACGGAGACTGCCGATAAACCGGTAGGTAAGTTATCACCGGAATGGGCTGAACGCCTGGGGTTGACTACAGAAGTCGTGGTTGCAGGAGGTGCTTTCGATTGCCATATGGGAGCTGTCGGAGCCGGGGTCACTCCGCATACTTTTGTGCGGGTGATCGGTACATCGACTTGTGATGTCATGGTGGCTACTTATGAGGAGATCGGACATAAACTGATCAAAGGCATTTGCGGGCAGGTAGATGGGTCGGTTATTCCCGGTATGGTCGGTTTGGAAGCCGGACAATCGGGATTCGGGGATATTTATGCCTGGTTTAAACGGGTGTTGGAATTCCCGTTGAAAGAGATAGTCGGAAAGAGCGATTTGCTGGATGAGGAGATGAAAGAGCGGCTTGTGGCAGAAGCTTGCAACCGGATTATTCCTGCTTTGACGGCCGAGGCTGAAAAGATACCGGCGGAAGAAAGTACGGTTATTGCTACCGATTGGATGAACGGACGGCGCACCCCGGATGCCAATCAGTTGTTGAAGGGAACGATTACCGGATTGACTTTGGGAAGTACCGCTCCCCGTATTTTCCGGGCTTTGGTAGAGGCTACCGCTTTCGGTTCGAAGGCGATCGTCGATCGTTTCCGGAATGAGGGGGTTCAGATCGATAGCGTGATCGGAATCGGAGGAATTGCTTTGAAATCTCCGTTTGTTATGCAGACGCTGAGTGATGTTTTGAATATGCCGATCAAAGTCTGTAAGACTGATCAGGCCTGTGCCCTGGGAGCTGCTATGTTTGCGGCTACCGCGGCCGGGGTATATAACCGTGTTGAAGATGCTCAGAAGGCCATGAGCTCCGGGTTTGCTATGGAATATACTCCCAATGCTGCCAATGCGAAGCTGTATGAGGAAATCTATCGGAAATACCTGAAAGTCGGGGAGTTTACGGAAAAGGCATTGTTTTGCTGA
- a CDS encoding OmpA family protein encodes MKQTILAALLLASTTSLFAQKETEKIEFRPHWYMQVQGGIGHTIGEGKFSDLVSPAAALSAGYRFTPVWGLRGGFSGWQGKGCWVNPRQEYKFNYAQLNAEATFDIANCLGGFNHKRFFNPYLFAGIGVNMAFNNDDAVALNEAGNKLQYLWDDTKAFVAGRLGVGMDFRICDAVAFNLEGNANTLSDHFNSKKAGNADWQFNILAGVSIRFGKGYTRKTQKAAPTSIPPRNVPKEEPKEDPKPVVVPEKKTEKLQPIQVNVFFKINSAVIRPEEAGKVDELAAYLQKNPAAQVTLTGYADVQTGNHRLNKTLSARRAQAVADALTAKGIAADRITADSQGDTVQPFATPEENRVTICITADAPGM; translated from the coding sequence ATGAAACAAACAATTTTAGCCGCCTTGCTTTTAGCAAGCACCACTTCTCTTTTCGCCCAAAAGGAGACAGAGAAAATTGAGTTCCGCCCGCATTGGTATATGCAGGTTCAGGGAGGTATCGGTCATACGATCGGAGAAGGTAAGTTTTCCGACCTGGTGTCGCCGGCAGCAGCCCTGTCGGCAGGCTACCGTTTTACGCCCGTGTGGGGATTGCGCGGAGGATTCAGCGGATGGCAGGGGAAAGGCTGTTGGGTGAATCCCCGACAGGAGTATAAGTTCAATTATGCACAGCTGAACGCAGAGGCCACTTTCGACATCGCCAACTGCCTCGGAGGATTCAATCACAAGCGTTTCTTCAACCCTTATCTGTTTGCAGGTATCGGGGTCAACATGGCTTTCAACAACGACGACGCTGTTGCCCTCAATGAGGCTGGAAACAAACTGCAATATCTATGGGACGACACCAAGGCTTTCGTGGCAGGCCGTCTGGGAGTAGGGATGGATTTCAGAATTTGTGATGCCGTAGCGTTTAACCTCGAAGGGAATGCCAATACCCTATCCGACCATTTCAACTCGAAGAAAGCAGGAAATGCCGACTGGCAATTCAACATTCTTGCCGGCGTGAGCATCCGCTTCGGCAAGGGATATACCAGGAAAACACAAAAGGCTGCCCCGACTTCTATCCCACCCCGGAACGTACCGAAGGAAGAGCCGAAAGAGGACCCGAAACCGGTTGTCGTGCCTGAAAAAAAGACAGAAAAACTTCAGCCGATACAGGTAAATGTGTTCTTCAAAATCAACTCAGCTGTGATCCGCCCGGAGGAAGCCGGCAAAGTGGATGAACTTGCCGCTTATCTGCAAAAAAATCCGGCAGCGCAAGTTACCCTGACAGGATATGCCGATGTGCAGACCGGCAATCACCGTCTCAACAAGACGCTTTCCGCCAGACGTGCACAGGCCGTAGCCGATGCACTCACGGCAAAAGGCATTGCCGCCGACCGCATCACCGCCGACTCCCAAGGCGATACCGTCCAGCCATTCGCCACTCCGGAAGAAAACCGGGTCACCATCTGCATCACAGCAGACGCTCCGGGCATGTAA
- a CDS encoding transposase produces the protein MAKVQNISEIHPTLGFTEFDILERYRKSFHESEFGRLHSVFPFEHIAKTMGLSDQHLGRRNIFSPCAKIALMVLKAYTGFSDRQLVEHLNGNIHYQMFCWIMINPFFPITNYKIVSAIRNEIASRLDVDSLQEVLASHWKPYLDSLHVCMADATCYESHMRYPTDMKLLWESLEWLYRYICRHCVEPGIRRPRNKYRNVAESYLSYCKKRKRKASRTRMLKRRMIRLLEKLLIQRDEIHREYGTLLRYTQDYQKRLSIIRKVLVQEKEMFVGKKVRDRIVSIDRHYVRPIVRGKETKSVEFGAKVNNIQIDGISFIEHLSFKAFNEGIRLKDCIRMQQKLMNVRVRCVAADSIYANNTNRKFCTKYGISTSFVRKGRAARDESLRKVLRSELSKERATRLEGSFGTQKQHYSLSRIKARNRKTEILWIFFGIHTANAILMIDKVRNRALKAA, from the coding sequence ATGGCAAAAGTACAAAATATTTCAGAAATTCACCCTACTTTGGGGTTTACAGAATTTGATATTCTGGAAAGATACCGCAAAAGTTTTCATGAGAGTGAGTTTGGCAGGCTTCATTCGGTATTTCCATTTGAGCATATAGCAAAGACTATGGGCTTGTCGGACCAGCATCTGGGGCGCAGGAATATATTCAGTCCCTGCGCAAAGATTGCCCTTATGGTCCTGAAGGCATACACCGGCTTCTCTGACAGGCAGCTGGTGGAACATCTGAACGGGAACATACACTACCAGATGTTCTGCTGGATTATGATAAATCCGTTCTTCCCCATAACCAACTACAAGATAGTCAGTGCTATCCGCAATGAGATAGCGTCCCGTCTTGATGTTGATTCCCTCCAGGAAGTGCTGGCTTCACACTGGAAACCCTATCTTGACAGCCTTCACGTCTGTATGGCCGATGCCACATGCTATGAAAGCCATATGCGTTATCCTACTGACATGAAACTCCTTTGGGAAAGCCTTGAATGGCTCTATAGATATATCTGCAGGCATTGTGTGGAACCTGGCATAAGACGTCCCCGCAACAAATACAGGAATGTAGCGGAGTCCTATCTGTCCTACTGCAAGAAAAGAAAAAGGAAGGCTTCGAGGACAAGAATGCTCAAGCGTCGTATGATCAGGCTTCTTGAAAAGCTCCTCATACAGAGGGATGAGATTCATCGAGAGTACGGAACCTTACTCCGCTATACCCAGGATTACCAGAAACGTCTTTCCATCATCAGAAAGGTTCTTGTACAGGAAAAGGAAATGTTTGTAGGGAAGAAGGTCAGGGACCGCATCGTCAGCATTGACCGTCATTATGTACGTCCCATTGTAAGAGGCAAGGAAACAAAGTCCGTCGAGTTCGGTGCGAAGGTCAACAACATACAGATAGACGGCATATCGTTCATCGAACATCTTTCGTTCAAGGCTTTCAACGAAGGTATACGCCTGAAGGACTGCATCCGCATGCAGCAGAAGCTCATGAATGTGAGGGTAAGATGCGTGGCTGCCGATTCCATATATGCCAATAATACCAACCGAAAGTTCTGTACAAAATATGGAATATCCACATCCTTTGTACGCAAGGGAAGGGCGGCCAGGGATGAATCCTTGAGAAAGGTTCTCAGAAGTGAACTCTCCAAAGAAAGGGCCACCAGGCTTGAAGGCAGCTTCGGCACTCAAAAGCAACATTACTCACTCTCAAGGATAAAGGCACGGAACAGGAAGACGGAAATCCTTTGGATTTTCTTTGGAATACATACGGCAAATGCCATACTGATGATAGATAAGGTCAGGAACAGAGCGCTGAAAGCAGCATGA
- a CDS encoding TIGR03915 family putative DNA repair protein → MIVYQYDKSFDGLLTCIFEAYDRKMFPDILQAEGVPLPLFHEEVIRIITDERKSSRVWKGLEKRLSPAGLSVITSCWLSELPDTDRLLFRYIRKAIDALRPIEINFGDPDVLEATQIAKKVGNERLRVVQFTRFQKTIDGTYFAALEPIYNVLPLVIGHFQNRFADQCWLLYDIKREYGYYYNRQKVDEVRFETKGTHLLTGKLDQQLMAEDEQLFQQLWRTYFKTIAIKERINPKLHRQNLPVRFWKYLTEK, encoded by the coding sequence ATGATTGTCTACCAATATGATAAAAGCTTCGACGGACTACTCACCTGTATATTCGAGGCTTATGACCGAAAAATGTTTCCGGATATACTACAGGCCGAAGGAGTTCCCCTTCCTTTATTCCACGAAGAGGTAATTCGGATTATTACCGATGAACGCAAATCCTCCCGGGTATGGAAAGGTCTTGAAAAGAGACTCTCTCCGGCCGGCCTATCCGTTATCACCTCTTGCTGGTTGTCCGAACTTCCGGATACCGACCGCTTACTATTCCGTTATATCCGCAAAGCTATCGACGCTCTCCGCCCGATCGAAATCAACTTCGGAGATCCCGATGTACTCGAAGCCACTCAGATCGCTAAGAAAGTGGGGAACGAACGTCTACGGGTTGTCCAATTCACCCGTTTTCAAAAAACCATCGACGGAACTTATTTTGCCGCCCTCGAACCGATATACAATGTACTGCCTTTGGTTATCGGTCACTTTCAAAACCGATTCGCCGACCAATGCTGGTTGCTGTATGATATCAAACGGGAATACGGTTATTATTACAATCGGCAAAAAGTCGATGAAGTCCGTTTCGAAACCAAAGGAACCCATCTTTTGACCGGCAAACTGGATCAGCAACTGATGGCAGAAGATGAACAACTTTTTCAGCAACTCTGGCGAACCTACTTTAAAACCATCGCCATCAAAGAACGTATCAATCCGAAACTGCACCGCCAAAACCTCCCCGTCCGTTTCTGGAAATACCTCACAGAAAAATAA